In the Pongo abelii isolate AG06213 chromosome 2, NHGRI_mPonAbe1-v2.0_pri, whole genome shotgun sequence genome, TGCCATCGTGAGGCTCTGGAAGTTGGCAAAGGGCAGAGCTAAACAGGGAGGCCCCTCAGCAGGCAGTGTCCACTCAATTCTCCATGGAGGTGAAGGATGGGAAGATAGCATGTCACCCAAGTAACAGCTTGTCCAGAAATCACTGTGATTGGATACACAAATGCAGCACACCCTTCTCATGGCATATCCATCTCGGATACATTCTCAGAGGATAATATTAACATGACTGTATATCCAACGTAAGGGGAGGTAGCCCAGAAGGCACAGGGGCACCGAGCCAGGTGCTAATGATCTGTATCCAATGCGTGTGATTAAGAGTTGTCACTCACTTTATGTGTGCTTAACTTGCCTCTCCTCTTAAATATGTTATCTAATGGCAAGGACCCTGTTAAGCCCATAACTCACCTCAAAAGCTATCACTGCCAAATTGTTAAGTGTATTACAGATTTCCCTCTTAGTACTCTATACACCTTGGCACCAGTAACCCAGAGAGGGCAGGGACTTCAGAAAGCTGGGAAGGGCAGCCCCACTCAGTCAGACCTTGTGATGTTGGACAGGGAGCTGGcctctggggctggggtgggactGAGGGAGGAGAGGGCCCACAGTGGGAACAAAGTAGCCTCATGTGGTTTCCTTGCCTCCAAATCACTTTTGGAGAGGCTGCAGCAGCATCTCCTTCCCACTCGCTCTGAGTGGGTCAGCCTCACCTTGTACCATGAGCATGGCCTGGGTGTGGACCTCTCCAGCGCTGTTCCAGGCCTCGCAGGTGTATGTGCCCGTGTCCTCCAGGAACACTTCCTGGATACAAAGGCTGTGCTGAGTGCCTCTCTGTTCAAAATGGAAGTCCTCTGACCCTTGGATCTCATTCCCATTGTGCAGCCAGATGACTTCAGGGGGTGGATTCCCTGAActaggaggaggggaagggggactGGTTAGGGAGGTCCTCCCCCGCCATGCAGCAACTCTGCACTGAATACAATGATATTGGATGAAACACTCCAACAACTCTCTATGCTTCCACTTCCCCATCAGTAAAATAGGAATTCGAACAGGATCTACCTCGTGGGTTTGTTGGGAGGATGAAATGAGTCAACCAAACCTCCCTTAGCAGCCCATTAGGACAGCAGATTAGAACAGCATCTGGCACAAAGAAAACACCCCATACATGCTCATCAGAATTATTTAACATAAGATTTGGGGAAAATACTGAAAATCGAGGAGTGAAAATATGATTTCAGAGATGAAACAGAAAACCCAAgaagaatagtttttaaaattagaattcaaGCTGCTTAATAATCCTAAGTGGTGGCTGGACTCCTGGGTTGAAACTGAATGTGTTTTCTGCTCTGCGCTGCTTCACATGGTACACCCACATCTAGACAATGGTACCTTCATGGTAACTCCCTTGCAAATTTTCCGCAGAGAGAGACCTCAGGTAgcatttcatttttctgtcaCACAAAATGTCATCCCAGGGTAAAGATAGGCACCAGCTTGAGCAGGATTTCCAAACATGGCTCTTGATGGATAGCATTTTCAGTTTTTACTGGTCTACATTTCTGGGTAGTTTCTGCGAATTTGTTGGAGCATAAAACCATGGGCATCTGTGAGGCTTTCCTCTGATATAAGAGCTGAGCCATTAGGCTCTGCTTCAAAGGAGCAAGGGCCCTGGAGGAGGCTGCTGAGGCAGGCTTTGTGACACCAGGCCCTGGAGAGGTTCAGGAGAGGGCATGGCATGTCTGCAATGGGTTAGACATCAAATGCCTGGAGGCAGGTGCAGAGCGCCTCCAATCTCTTTCAACTCAAGGACTCAGTGTGCAGCACGGTGAGTGTGGACAGGGGAGGGGACCCAGCCCTCTGCCTAGGACCATCAAAGGGTAGCTTCTAGCACACAGGAGCAGGGAGTCCATCCAAGCATCCCTAAAAGGGCAAGTCCACAGGATCTCTGACGGCCCATCTGTTTTGCTTATGCAGCTCAAGAGGGACTAAAAAACTAGGAAAGCAACCTTCAGAGTGTCAGAGGCACTGATCAGTGGCCAATTACCAGTTATGCACTCAGTGGAAAACTCTGGCTCCTCAGCCATGAGCAATGTGCCAGGATCTTCTCTGGGCTTCTCTCACTCATCTCTAGCAAGGACTGTGATGTCTCAGACCAGGATACTAATCACATGCTCTTGTTTCCCTGCCTCTGTTTTAGAAGAACCTCTGCACTATCATCTCACCTTAAAATTTGAATAGAGCAACTGAGAAAACATCTTCtgagatttgggaagttctcacGTAATTTGGTTTTGTACCAGTCTTCAAAACCTTCCAGCTACACTGGCCAcgctatattttcaaattaatctcTCACTGCTCTAGCTCTATGGCCATCTTCTTCCTCTGGACCACTTAATCATGAAACCAGAAAATCCTacccagagaaggcagaaaacagAGGACAAGAGTCTCCATTTCTTTGAGTCCATCACCTGATGGTCCCATCTGATTTTCTGGTGGATCAAGGATCTGAGCGTGTCCTCAGAGAGCAATACTCATTGCAACCAAGACCATTTTCATGTTAATCCCCAGGAGACAGCTGCAGAGACAGACCTGACACTTGGGCCATCATAGTGACCTGGCTTCCATCCATGACTTTGAGATCAGAGAGGCCCTGCAGGAAGATGGGTGCAGTGGGCTTGCTGGGAGCCACAGGCAGAAGGTACTCGCTCTTCCCGCTACTCTTCTTTTCTGTGTGGTAGAAAACAGAACGTGGGGTgaacattcatgcattcattcaacaaacacagaCTAAATGACCACTTGGTACATGACTATGTTGATGCTCAGGTTCCCACCAGAAACTGGCAGCTAACAGATAAAGAGTGTTAAGAGTTCCTAGAGATCATTAGGAACAAGATGCCTCCCATTTCTCTGCTTGGCAATGAAAATGTTCTTGCCTGATAGCCAGGAATGaacaatgagttcctataagtttgtgagtttttaaaacattttttttgtttttcaaataaatgatacactcacatacaaaattcaaaaggtaCCAAAGAGTATGGCaagtctccctcccaccccatcccccagccACCAGTGATCTGTCCTCAGAGGCAACGAGTTTTCAGTTTCTTGTTCATCTTGCCAGAGATGATCTACGTGTGTAACATATGGAAGCAAAcaggcattttattttcttcttaaaaagtaaatgaaagcacGTTATACAAAATAGTTGGCATCTTTTTAACTTAACAGCACATCTTGGTGTCTCTCATAAGACAGAACTGAAGAGCTTCTTTGTCACTTTCTATAATTATATGGTGCTCCATTCCCATCCTAGGAGGTTTTAAGCACCTCACAAAAGCCAGACACTACActcattaaaatggctaaaaataaaaagacatcacATCCCAAGAGTTGGtcttgacaaggatgtggagcaacttgCAACTCTCATACATGGCAGGTGGTACAGAACCTCctgaaaacagtctggcagtttcttaaaaagttaaacatatacttcCCTTAGGATCTAGTCGTGCTACTCCTGGGTATGTCCCCAAGAGAAATGCAAGCACATATCCATACAAAGTCTTGTACGCAAACTTTCAGAGCAGCTTCATTCACAACAGCTGCAAACTAGAaatgacccaaatgtccattaacaggtgagtaaaacaaattgtgatatatccacacaatggaatattactcagcaacaaaaaagaatgaactactgaGGGCACCACAGCAGGGATGAATCTCACAATAattatgttgaatgaaagacACCAAGCTGTAggaccagctactcaggaggctgaggtgggaggatcacttgagcctgggaggttgagactgcagtgagctatgatcacaccactgcactccagcctgggagacagagcaagactctgtctcaaaagcaaaaacaaacaaacaaacaaaaaaaggaagaagccaGACAAAGAGAGAGTACATATTggatgactccatttatataaaattctagaaaatgcgaAGTCCAGTGACAGAAAGCAGGTCAGTAGTGGTGTAGGGCAGAGGACGGGGGGTTGGATTATAAAGTGGCATGAGGAAACATTTGGGGACAATGagaatttcactttaaaaaatcatggcAAAGGTTTCATGTGTGTACATACGGCAAAACTTAACAAATTAGACAACTTAAGTCTACGTAGTTTATTGTACATCAATAATACCTCAATAAAAACTAGGAGAAAAAATCAATTTCTCTGAAAGAGGGAGTGTGTCGGCAAGTCAAGGAGGAGGGTGAGAGGCCTGGCCCCTCATTCACATTCAGTTTCTTGTGGAGGTGGGTGAACAGCCTTTCCTCATTCTTGGAATCCCCGCCTCACAGGAGCTGAAGGGGAGGGGGCTGCAGAGTGGCTGGCCCTGCCATCCGCGTCTCACAGGGGACAATCCTGGTGCAGGACAAGCCATGGCTGCCCAGCGTCTGGTCTCTCTCTTGGTCCTGTGAGCCAGGCAGCTTGACTTTTAGTAATGCCGTTTTcgcgttttttgtttttgtttttggcaggTGCAACTGTTGAGAAGGGGAGGGTTAGGATATCTCTAACTTAAACCCTAAGTTTCTGGGGAAAGGACAGCCGGCATTTTGGGTTTTTATCAACACAGGACCACAAATACTAGACTTTCTTCAGGAAGCGGAACCATGGGGAGGTTTCCAGGGTATATAATGTATCTGGGCAGGTGTCGCCTCCAAAGTTGCCACTGAATTTTTATCCACTGCCATGGAAAATGAAAGCAGGCCTACTGTAGAACTCTCCTAGCCCAACCTCTGGGAACCTTGATGGGGAGAAGCTGGGAAGGTCCAGGAGGCTGGAGGAAAACCCCAAAGCAGGTGCAATTGAAGGGCATGGAGCCTGAGTGTGAGAGCAGGTAACCCCCAACGGTCCCCTTCAAAGATGGGGCTCTCAGGCCCTTGCTGCTCTCCAGTGCTCCTGACTCAGCATTGCAGCCTTTGACAGAGGGCTACCAGGGGCCTTGGCAGAAGCTCCAGGAGTGGGCTTGGGGACACAGGACTGGAAATACATAGATCTATCTCGTTTCTCTCACTAGGCTGCAGCAGTCAGGAGAGCTGGCTGCCTCGGGAGAGTTGAGGAATTTCCTGTCTTGCACAGACTGAGAAGGCTCAAGGACAAAATGTTTTTGTCTTTCCACAGCACTCCCTGTTCCTGCCTCTCTGCAATCTCAGCGAGTCCCCAGCCTTACAGAGCTTCATGCAGATGGGCTCAAATTCTTAGATGCTACGGGAACGTCACCAATTCCAGCGCACTCCCCTTTAAACCTGTGGCAGTCTCCTCTTCAACCCCACCTTCTCTTGGTTCTTCCCACCGCCCCTGTTTCCTGGGGGTTTGGCAAAGCCAAGTCACCCTGTGGGTCTCAGCCATTGCGGACTAAAAGCCTatctgcccctccctcccctgggAGCTCAGAAGTATGCATGAAAGGGTGGCCTGGGAGCTGCCTCCCACCTGGCAGCTCACTGGTTCCACCTGCAGCTGTGGAGGGGATCCCGGCCTCAGGTAAGTGTCTGCCTCCGTCTGAAGCCCCACTTCCTCATCGGTCTCTGGGGGGAGTCGTGGTATCATCACAGGACTTTGGGTAGTTTTAAAGAGATAATAGGTAAAAATACTTTGTACAACCATTCACTATCAATGAGAACATTTGTATGAGGCTGGCATGAGAACTGACTCACACTTATCCACTTGGGCTCAATTACTTGATGGGTTTATCAGCAGCCAAAGAACCAATGGAGTCTGGACTTCACCCAAGGATTATGCACTCATTTTTATAGGACCTGAGGCAAATACTGTTAGGAATACAAATGCATTGCTTAAAAATATCATGGGATATATCTCAAAGTAAATTGAGGACAAGCTTTCATTGCACCCCCTCCAGGAGATGAGTGAGTGAACTTGGGAGGAACCGCCGATATTTAGTTCTGGTGTCACTCATTGCCTCTGGCCCTGTGTTTTGTTCCCCAAAGCCCTACAGCAAGAATGAACGGAAGATGGAAATGATTGGGAGTGAATGTTCAGAACGAGCCTGTTCTCAGACAGGCAAGGTGGGACCCAGTTCCAACTCACCATTCCACTGTACTGGTGCAGAGACAAGGAGAGACTTAATTAAGGGGAAGTGACTTGGCTAACATCATGGGGCCAGTGTGGGCAGACCCAGAGCCTTCTGACGACAAGGCCGGGATGTTACGTAGGCGTCTCTTCAAAGGGAACCCGTCTCCTCCAACGGTGCCCATGGTGACCGCTCCAGGACAAACACACTGTCAGCTGACCCACATCCTAGATCCTTGACAACTGAGAAAAACTAAAGCAGAACAGAGACAAGCCAGGTGAAAAAGGcaacacgtgtgtgtgtgtgtgtgtgtgtgtgtgtgtgtgtgtatttcaattCATTCCAAAGCCAAACAAATTATTCTGGCTCATCTCTGGCCTCTAGACTCTCAGTTTCTGCTCACTCTTCTGTGGACTTAGGTAAAATACGAAGGGACAGATGGAAACTGACATTCTTAACTCATGGCCCTGGCTGTGTGATCTGAAGCAACCTTCCCAAAGCAAGCCTCGGTGTTCTCTCCTCCAAACTTATGGCAACATAATACTGAAAAGTATGATGTCTACATCATCAGTTTAATGCGTGGTAATATTGCAGGGTTTTagatgattaaaaaataacatataaaacagCTAGAACAATACATGGCACATAAGAAGtataaaaatcaatgttttcTGACTTTCCCAACCCAACTGACTCCTTTGGTTGTGGAAATTCAACCTGATAATAACTACAATGAGAAAAACCCCCCAAACCAGAACTTTCACGTAACGATGATTCCTTATAAAGCCCAGCGCTCCAGGATTCTAAAAGATGTTCACAGCTCATTCAGTGTTATCCTCAACATCTCAGAAATATTGGGCAGATTGTGTCTGTCTTACAGTGGAGggagctgagactcagagaaagAAGCTCGCCTGTCCTAAGGTCCTGGGGCTGTGATGCCCCACAAGGAGGGGGATGCTGCTGGCGGGGTCCTGGTCTGAGTACTTTCCCTTGACTGTTCTGGGAGCAGAGGCAGGTCTCAATTCTGCGAGGAGCTTTCTGTCATCATTCATATTCATGTCCAGAGCTACCCATTACCCTGGGAGTCACTCCTCTCTGCTTGTCCTTGGCCTCCTTCTAGCATCATCCTGGTTTAAGGACCAGGGTCGGAGGCAAGAGGCCCCCGGTGGCAAGTTTGTCTCAGAGAGCCCGAGCCTTCTTCATCTTGGGAGGATACACACTGGCCATGGCACACAAATGACAAGGGATGCTTTGCCGGGACCTGCCCAGCTCAAATGGGGCCACACTAAATATACCCTGGGTTTCCCCACAGCTGTGCTTCCTGCTGCTCTGCTGAGACTGAGCCCTTCTTTCTGGAGTGCAGGAAGGGCTGAGTCTCCTTGTTTTCCTTGCCTAGGATTAAGGATCTAAAGTGTATTTATCTGTTGCTCTGTTACTTGGTATTAGCCAGTTCATTCACAGACTCAGTCATTAAACTGCCACTGTCCCATTTTGACAGAATGGAAAAGGATTGATCGGGCCATCCTCCAATGGAAAAGATAAGCACAATGACTAAGAATAAGCCAAAGCAGATGCTGACAAGTAAAAATGATGCCATATAGATGAAGCTGTTAATAGGACTTAAGAAAGAGCAAGAATGGGAGAACgggaagaacagagagaagagaaagaaagagagggaatgtgaggaagagagaaggggaaaagggaagcaaaggaagggggagagaatgagagacagagacagatacaCGCACCCCCCCACTTTATGATTCTACTGACCCATGGAGTTTTTCCGTCCTTGCCATTTTGGCTGTTTCTGACTCATTAGAAGTTGTTTTTGAAGCCAGTTCCTAGTCATGAAACTAAACATGAAATGATCACTCTGGTGAAGCAAAAGCATCAAACAAATGACCTATCAGGATCCCAGAGCAGCCACACAGAAAGCCCATGGGCTGAAGCAGGTGGGGGCCTGGTGCTGCTGCTGATCGACTGGGCTACTGTGGCAGCTGACATCACCTCCTGAGCATCACTTTCTTCATCCGTAAAGTGAATTCGGAAGGGTCAAGTggagttgttgtgagaattaaataaaacaagccAGCTTTTCTAGCCAATTAGACTTTTCCTATCAAACAATTCCTTCTTAAAAACAAATTGATAGTGGTTTTACTTTAAAAACCTAATATAAATTGATACCCAACATGGCGTTTTGGAAAGCTTTTATTTAGAGGATGAGTTGGACACCCACAAAACGGGAGCAGTTTGTTACCTCTTGCACTAATTCTTCTTATAAAATAACCAGTAAAACCTCTTCTTCAAACCCAGCACCAGGAGTGAGGCCTTTACCTCTTCTAGGACCTGACACTAGGAACCCACTGCTGCCTTTGTCCTGGTGGCTGGCCAGGATCTGGCATCTCCTTCTGCACTATAGTAACTCTCCTGTCTTCCCTTCAcagcccttccttttctttctgtggtTTTAGCAGGAAAAACAACTACATTCTGAATTTCTCCTTATAAGTATGTTTTTCTACCTGCTAACATTTGCTGGTCAACTTGCTACTTTCTGAAGACCCAAGCGCCTGGATCCAAATTTGCATTCAATGCATGTTTGCCTTAATCTTGGATCTGCCAAATATTTTCCTTAGGCTTTGAACATGAGCTGTATTCCTTAGTTACTACAATGCAAAATACCATTCCAACAGCAATTCTGATTCACTCCAAACCCCGTTATACTATGGAAATTCAACAGATCACCACTTGAGGGGGCAACATGGAAGCACAGTTCCCCCATCTTTCTTTATTTGGAGTTGAAAATCCAGCATGGTCCAGGGATCACCACCAGCCTCCTCCTTTCCCTAAATATCGGGATTGTTAACTCTGGAGGATTCATCAAAGGAGAGTTACATTCTCCCTGCTGACGCGCCACGCAGCCCCTTCCCATTTCCAGGGGGTTTGTGCAAGCTGTAAATCCCCGGGGCATCTGAATTCCCCTTAAACAAAAGGCTGTCTCCTAACCAAACAGAACCTTCTTGAAGTCAGCAAAATGGATACTTTGTGGCATAAAAAGGATTTTTCCTCCCATAGCCTTGTTTTCTTttggcctcccttcctcccagaacTTAAGAAGCAAATGGGAAGAGAAGTGTGcgaggaaaagaatgaaaagaacaatGACGTATAATATCCCAAAAAAGATCTCTGACAAGTAATGATAGGGTTGCTAGCTGGGAAGCAAGGATCACTGAAACCACAGCCTTTTCACTGTCTTAGAAGTTATAATCACACTCTCAACATAAAGGTATGGCATCCAAACCACCCACTGCTCCCTCCCGGTGCGGGCCTGGAAGCCACACTCTCAGTTACACTGTCATCACACGGGTCACATTTTGCCACTAGGAGCTCAATGCTGCGATTCTGGATGGCATTCTTGATCTGGGTCTCCATGTAATTATGACCGACTATGGGCTGTAGAGGTGGAGAGTTATAAAGCTCTATAACGGCCCTATTAGTAAAATGAGGCTCAAGTTCTATGGTATGGGCACAAATGTACACGTATATGATCAGAAGTCTTTCTGTAACATAAAGAACCCACGTGGTACACAAACCCAATTCTGTACTCAAcctacataaaatgaaaatattggttATAAATTTTAACACCTACTGTGTACACCTACTGTGATACTATTCctaatatcttaaaaataaatacgactcctaatatcacagttggtgtacacactgtgatattattcgtaatattccAGCGGGATGTTACTCCTCAGGTCACAGGCGGTTAATACCCTGGGACAGTATTCATCATATTCCAGGGCGGTGATACTCCTAAAGTCACAGGCTGTGtaccccctgtgatattattcctcctattctagggggatgttactcctaatgtcacagggatgttcaccctgtgatattattcatagtaTACCAGAGGGATATTAGTACTAAAgtcacaatgcgtgtacaccttgtgatatgattcgtaatatcctaatgtcacagggggtgtgttccctgtgatattattcctaacaTCCTAGATGGATATAGCTCCTAACGTCACAGGGTGTGTACACCTTGTCACATCATTCATAATATCCTAAAACTACGTTATTCCTCAGGTCACAGGGGGTgttcaccctgtgatattattcgtcatAGTTTTGTGGGaggttactcctaatgtcacacggggtgtacacaGAGTCACACAGTGATATGACTTGTGATAGTCTATAGAAATGTTACTCGTAAATCACAGGGGCTGTTcgtcctgtgatattattcataatattctaggGGAATGTTACTACTattgtcacagggggtgtacaccctgtgatatgaCTCATCATATTCCAGCGGGATGTTACTACTAACgtcacaatgcgtgtacaccctgtgatattatttgtaatatcctgaagagttgTTACTGCTAAGGTCACAATGCATGCACAAACTCTGATGTTATTCATTATGTCctcgggggatgttactcctaatgtcacacggggtgtactccctgtcatattattcataatatccaagggggatgttatttttaatgtcacCGGGGGTGTATATCATGCGAATTCAACACCTATGATACTATTCCTAATATTCTAGGGGCATGCTCTtcctaatgtcacatggggtgtacaccatgtgtgtacacctgctgtgatattattcatagtaTCCTAAGGGAATGTTACTCCTGATGACACAGGCTGTGTACAGCATGTGTGTACACTGTCTTGGTTATTATTCATATCCCCCTAGGATATCTAGGGGGATGTTTCTTTTAATGTCACAAAGCGTGTACAAAATGTCACGGAAGTTGTACACCTTGTGACGTTATCTGTAATACcctagaaggatgttactcctcatgggtcacaggggtgtacacactttgatattatttgtaatctcatAGAGAGATATTACTTCAAATATCACAGTGGATGTATGCACAtagtgtataccctgtgatattattcataatatcctagggagatacaACTCCTGATATCACAGTGTGTGTACCTCGTGTGTGTACACCCTTGATATTAGTCGTAATATCCAGGGtaaatattactcctaatatcatgCTGTGTgcacaccctgtgatatttttcatcattttttagggagatattgcttctaatatcacagtgggtgtacttCATATGTGTAGACTCTGTGACGGTATATTTTATATCCTAGGGAGGTATTACTCCTAATATAACAGCGGGTGTTcaccctgtgatatcattctTATTTGACCTTGCTGCCTTTTTTAACCCACACTACAGAAGGAATGGAACAGATAAGAAGATATTGAGATTAGACTGTGCTGCCATGCGGCCGCCACAGGACACTTTTAAtatccctgtttctcaggctgtagatgaaggggttcagcatgggggtgaccACTGTGTACATCACTGAGGCCACTGCAGCCTTTCTCAGGGAAGATGACACATCTGAACTGAGGTACCCTCCAAAGCCTGGTccataaaataagcaaacaactgACAGGTGAGATCCACAGGTGGAGAAGGCTTTATACCTCCCACCTGATGATGAAACCCTCAGAATGGAGGAAACAATTTTATAGTAAGAGAAAAGGGTCCCCAATATGGCAAGAAAACCAAATACGGCAGCAGAGAAATACATGATGATGTGATTGGTGAAGGTGTCACAACATGCAAGATGGGGGAGTTGAGAAGGGTCACAGAAGAAATTAGGAATTTCCACATCCTTGAAGCAGGTCATTTGTAAGGCAATCAAGCTGTGCAGCTGGGTGTctaaaagactgagaaaaaaaaaagacaacaaaactaGGAAGCCACAGAAAGACAGGTTCATGATGGCTGAATGTTATAGAGGGTGACAGATGGCTACAAACCGGTCATAGGCCATCACACGCAGGAGCATGTCTCTCTTCCATGCCTCCAAAAATGGCAAAGAGAGACATCTGAGTCAGGCAGCCTGCATAGGAGACGACTCTGCTGTGAGATTGAatgtccacaatcatcttggggACCGTGGTGGAGGTGAA is a window encoding:
- the LOC129058281 gene encoding myosin light chain kinase, smooth muscle-like, which codes for MPCPLLNLSRAWCHKACLSSLLQGPCSFEAEPNGSALISEESLTDAHGFMLQQIRRNYPEISGNPPPEVIWLHNGNEIQGSEDFHFEQRGTQHSLCIQEVFLEDTGTYTCEAWNSAGEVHTQAMLMVQEPHDGTQPWFISKPRSVTASLGQSVLISCAIAGDPFPTVHWLRDGKALCKDTGHFEVLQNEDVFTLVLKKVQPWHASQYEILLK